The following nucleotide sequence is from Gadus macrocephalus chromosome 18, ASM3116895v1.
ACGTAGGCGACCGctgcgttgccatggtgattggATGGCGAGTTGAAGACTCTGGTTCTTTTATTACTCTATACTACATCTAGTCCGCCGGGGGGGGAATGAGAGTGTTGTGGCGAGAGATCGAGGAACCAACACTAAATATTAAAGTAGCGTAGTTATGACATATGGTGTGTGGGAGCAGCTGCCAAAGGGCCAGAGAGGAGATGATACAAggttagagagaggggagggggggggaggtagggggtatctaaggggggggagggagaggtccTAGGAGGCATCGTCATGGATCTCCTCCAGCACGGCCAACAAGTGCTTCAGGCCGTAGATGTAGCCATGGTCCTGGCTGTCGCTGGGAAACACGTGGGCAAAGTCTAtcatcctcacctccacctcccctcccttcccctccgtcGGCCCcgtgtccctcctccccccgccgcctccccctcccccctccgtctcACCTCCATCACTCGCTGCTCGCCGCTCCGCGTCCGCTTGCATCAGGACCACCCCGTTGCCGTTGGGCTGGAGCTGGATGTCCCCGCCCGCCGGGTCCGTCGCGGCCGGGGgagcggcggggggggcggcggccatgggcacgccgccgccgcccccgcccccgccgtgGTTGCCGCGGCGATGCGCCTTGCCGGCGTGGCGGTAATGCTGCGCGGCTTTCCTTTGGTTGTCGTACTGGTGGGCCAGGCTGAAGCCCGTAGTCCAGCCCTggatgttgttattgttgtactCTGACATTTCCTTCAGCACCCCCGAGTCCGACCTCCCCTCGTCCCGCCCCCCGCCCGTCGAGACCCCCGTGTCCCGGACGTCCCGGTCCTCCGCCGCCACCTCCGTCCCGGGCGCGGCCACGGGGGACAacgtggggggggaggaggggggggaggagggggaagggtggCCCTCGTACACGAAGAGCAGGGAGCTGGCGTAGAAGACCAGCTGCCTCTGGGACTGGAACCAGGCCAGGATGCGGCGCACGCGCCTCACGCTGGCCGTCACCGCGTCCAGACGCAGCCCCGCGCCGTTGTGGAAGAACTTGgagaggcctggggggggggggcacaagggACACGTTGGCAAACATACGTCCCTCACGAGGAAGGAAGTACCACAGCGTCGAGGATTAGGATTCAGATGGAGGAGCGCCCGCTTTGAGGTCACACACCCGTGTGCACGCGCATGGA
It contains:
- the ipmkb gene encoding inositol polyphosphate multikinase, which encodes MDSSLSLGRLELNSSPTLGVNLSPRPSSGPPVEETGLPQGPSHLSGCVPLSHQVAGHKYGVDKVGILQHPDGTVLKQLQPPPRGPREMQFYTKVYAKDCYDPCMLELQNHLPKYYGTCCSLDSPNDLYLKLEDVTRRFTKPCIMDVKLGQQSYDPFASQEKREMQIWKYPLMEDIGFLLLGMRVYKVCDDSFETYDQHYGRGLVKDTVKEGLSKFFHNGAGLRLDAVTASVRRVRRILAWFQSQRQLVFYASSLLFVYEGHPSPSSPPSSPPTLSPVAAPGTEVAAEDRDVRDTGVSTGGGRDEGRSDSGVLKEMSEYNNNNIQGWTTGFSLAHQYDNQRKAAQHYRHAGKAHRRGNHGGGGGGGGVPMAAAPPAAPPAATDPAGGDIQLQPNGNGVVLMQADAERRAASDGGETEGGGGGGGGRRDTGPTEGKGGEVEVRMIDFAHVFPSDSQDHGYIYGLKHLLAVLEEIHDDAS